In the genome of Paramisgurnus dabryanus chromosome 16, PD_genome_1.1, whole genome shotgun sequence, the window GTGAACAATCTGAATAGTTTATGGTGTTTGTCCTTAAAAAATGACTAACTCTTATAAAAGTGTGATAAAAGAtatgtaataaaatgtatatttctttgttattttattatgtattatatttatttattgtattacGTAGTGTGAGTTTTGCAAAAAATCCATCGACTTCCTCTTCTGTGCCAGCAGCTGAATGATCACAAGTGCAGTGGGTGTTTATTTACAGTAGTTACTGCAGTTTGAACTTTGGATCTGTAACTTTATCAAGAGGAAATGGCTACTACGAGGAAAACTAACTTGAAAAGTTTCGATTAGCTCACAGACCCTTTCTGCTTCTTTTTGACGGAAAGATCATTTCGATGTACGTGGTGTTGAAGTACAAAACGACGGGAAAATAGTTGATTGAATTGTGTGTAGACGCCATCATAGGACTTCTAAATAGCGCTACAGTACGGATAACAGGTGAGATAACACCGGATATACATCTAGAATAAAGTTCATTCACGTTCTTCAATTAAATGCATTATTctagtaagtttttttttttttaaatacaacaaGTGACGATGGTCAATGTACTACTTACTTTTAGAATGTGAAGCGTTTAAAGAAATgtctaaaaagtaaaaatttttaAGCTTAACTACAGGATTATATTTATAGATTTACCCATGTAAATTCATTTTTACgtataattacaaataaaaaatagcaGAGCTCACAATTTTAAATATGATATGTAAAACAAAAGAGGAACAAACGATGAGGAAGAAGCACTTTTCAATGGTTTGTAGAGAAAACAAAATCATGCATGTAAAACGTGATTTCCTCTAAAACAActgttaaattaaattaataaaatagcCATAAATGtgattaactttaaaacattctttatttattttttctttctatATTTAAACACTTACAGATAAAAACTTGAATGCAGATGGGTTGTTCATTTATGTAAGCCACTTTAGTTTAGATCTTATATAAACAAGCGAAGAAAATAACTTCCCCGGAATCTGCCAGTATGTACGATGGGACCAGAAGCGGGCCTTTGGCATCAGAGGAACATCACACCCCTGGGGAAGAAACTCCATTGCCTTTGGAAGAACCCAAAGATACAGACGGTAAAGATTCAGGAAATAATGGGAGCAATTCAGATTCCCCTAAAACCAAAACAGCAAGCCAGTTTCGTGCAAATCTTGAAGAGCGCCTTTCTAGATACGGAGCTCGACCCGCATCTCCAGTATTTAGCGCTTCTACGCGCAGATCCAGATTTCAGAAAACTGAGCGCTGTGAGCCCGGCAGCAGCGCCACCCACAGACTCTCAATTGACGCTTCAGAAAAAAGCACTCTCACCCCCTCTATGCGTAAGAAGTATTTAAAGGAGTTTTTGAACAAATCTGGACTGTCAAGCATTGTATCATCCCAACACATGAGCCTATCGTCCAAAGATTGTGAAGATGATGATGCACTCTATGGTATAAACGATACCGGCTGGGCTTTGGACCCCATGGAGCATGCATGGATGCTGTGTGCTATGGATGGAAATTATGATACGGTTGTTGAATTTCTTGCTGAAGACCCGAGTCTGCTGAGCAAAAAAGACTTCATCAGTGGTTACACAGCTCTTCACTGGTTGGCTAAAAATGGAAAGGATGAAACATTGGTACGGCTCCTCAGGCATGCTGAGAGAGAAGGGTTGCCAGTGAACGTTAACATGAGAGGCAGCGGAGGTCTGACACCTCTGCATGTGGCTGCCATGCATAACCAGTACATGATTGTTAAGATTTTGATTGGCGCTTTTGGTGCTAATATAGAAGTCATGGACTACAGTGGTAAACGGGCATGGCAATATCTTAAGGACAACGCACCAAAGGAAATTAAAGAGCTTTTAGGAGCATGGGATGAAGAACACAATTTAGGGTTTTTGAACGTGAACAACAGCGCAAGTGAACCTCAGCTAACAGAGCAAAATGCTCAGGAAAATAAAATTGAGGTGGACAGTTCAGCAAGGGGAACTATGTCCTGGAGATTTGGATCTTTTAGAAAGCTTTTGTCCAGTGTTGGTCTGCTTGGGGAAAAATCCTGAAGTGACTAAAGCAAAATTTTATTAACCACCAAGTTCATgatttgtttattaataaatctTCCAACCTAATCCTGATATCAGTGTTGCCTTCACATTTATGtgaattaaataatatttataaaaagatttttgtttttcacCAATACTGTATTATGACTTGTCAAACTAAGAGAAATTGATTGTTAATCTTGAATACaatttttaaagataaaatgGTAAAATTGTGTATtctttttaaactgttttgtgtATGACAAACACTAAGTTTTCTCAACACCAAGTGAAAAATTTCAACTATGGAATTTAAATAATTCACAAGGGAGGATGCAAAATTATTTGGATTCGATGACAAATCTTTTATTGTTTTCCAAGGACAAAACCAAAATATCTGTACAAAAGGGCAACTTCTGTTCCTGATAGCATGGCTCCTCTCCAGCTCTGGATGAGTTGGTGGTCCTGGCAGAGAACAGACGGAGGTGGATGTTGAAGTGAGCTGTGTGTTTACAAGCCCAGCTTGGTCCTTCTCCAGTGTCTCCTCTTGGAATTGTACCTGGAAAGAGACAAACATCCATAAATATAGGTACCCGACTATCTCCGCCGTTGCGGCTGCAGTCATGGTTCCGCTCGACGCAAATTCAGATTTCCTCAGGCAACATGCgtaataaaaacattcttgaaattgtaataAACATTTAGTATAATTGCTAAAATACAAGTGAatgaaatttcaatgaatttaaaCGATGACCACAGAAGTTTTACCACCCACAAAATGGGAAAACAAGgaacaaaataaagtgatgaatttcaagtttcaaatggccagtattttgttgtttttgaacGCATAAACAGggtcttggtgtcattttaaatgatttttcaaGCTCTTTCTATCCGCACAACTAGTTATAGCATTTAACCATGTTGAAAATTTTATTCCCATACCTACTAAATATTAACTACACGGAATTTCTCTTAAATTCCAATGCACAGTGCAATAAGCAAACTAATGCAGATTGTTTTAAAGTTACATCAATATGGGCTTAATATTTGGACTAATATTTACAAAACACGTCAGATTTTCTAGTAAACATTTATTGATGTCATGGATCTAGAACACACAACCATACAATTTACTGTTTACTGGACTGCAGTAAAACCAAAATATGCAAAGTCAAAGTACTGGCCAAGCAAACCCCTCATCATCATACGTTGTCATAGATTCAATATTTGataataaaacaacatttacaacTTAGATTCTGTCTCTATAACAGAGCATTTGCTTGTCATACAGGATGACAAGGCTCACATCTCTGTTAACAGAAGAATACTCTCAGCAGGATAATGGcagtacaaacacaaaatttaGCACTGTAATTGCGTCCTGCTTTTATGAACTGTAACAATCTGCAGACAGTGTAAAAGCTAATAGTACCGCTAACAATCATGCTAGCATACCTGATCTTGTTGCCAGTTTTCATCCTTATCCACTGTGGGATCGGTCTGTTCTGCTTCTGCTTTTTAGCGAGAAAGCGTTTAATCCTGAAGGTCTTGTGCGACGCCTGAAATGTAAATTTGAAACACTGTCAAGCAATCTGACTAGCATGCACTGCAGTTAGTAAGCTAGCTAGCGGTAACTTCACCACATATGTGTCAGACAACCATCCCAACATAATTATATCATTAATCGAACACAAACCTCTCAAATGCTAAATCCCACTAACAAAAAACTTCGATTAACATACAAAACTTAAGCCACATGTAAGAAAAACATAACTTACACATGGATGTTTTATGATTTTGGCTTACCATTTCTGAGATCGCAAACCGCTCAGCGCTATGGCGGTAGTCGAAGAGAAGGAATCATGGGAAACGCACGCGCTGTATATCCGCGTAAGGAAACTGGCCTGCTTGTGTAAGTCACAGCGACATCCAGCGGATCCACGTAAAACAGGCGAGTGCTGTAAAAATAATCTTGTTTGACCTCAAGTGCGCCGCAAGAACTGACGTCaacgtaccgcgagagcgagtcaaaATTAACcttctccgtatgatttctcaaatcactctcgcggtacattGACGTCATCCGCCAGCTGGGTCTTAAAGTGTTACTAAAACCGAACAAACCTAATGCTGATCGTTGTTTTATCATATTTCAATTTTCTAGTGCTTACAAACGTATTTAACAATATTTGAGGCATTAACAAGCAATTCTTATTTAACAAaccacattttaaaattaaaaacaagacaCTTAGAGTAACCCATAGGTTTCTTTTATTGTCTTTTTGGATTTCTCTTCACAGTTTTAACAGAGTTGCAACTACAGAAGGAAAACAAGCAGTATTTGAGTTAAGAAAACGTAAAACTGAATGAAAGCACATGTGATAATTTCCAATCCAAGCTAGTTGCATTTTTTGTATGATATGTTATAGTTCAAAAATTAAGGAAGGCCACATATGTTTTTGCATATAATTTAGTCGACTTGCACAAAAGAACAATGACAAAGGCATTGGCATCATAAAGCATGGCTCTTTTTCCAAGTGACCAATATCTAAATGTAATTTCAACAGAAGCTAGTATCTTTCGAACAGCCACAAGCTAAAGAACAAATGTTACTGATTGTCCAAAGTGAAATGTGATGTATGGCAATAGTTTGATGTGTAGAGGCGCAATATAATATTGTCTACAGTAGAACAGTGATAAACCCTAAGCAAGCTTGATCAGACCTCTTTAACAAACTAAGAAGCAAAAAAGCATGAGAAGTGAAATAAGTTTGGCTGTGTACCAAAAGTAAGGTCACTTTAAGTTATCGTGGTCCAATCGCTTGGCTTCTCTCGTCTATGCCCCGTTTCTCAAATCCACCTATCATACGGGAACTGAATCACTCCTTGCCTTGCTCATAAACAGATACTTTTGAGGGCTCTTTCAGGCACTGGAGGGCTTTGTGCTCTCATGTCACTGACagagttttctttttttttaagtggggAAATTCGTTTGATGGCAGCACCATGTTTTGAAGATGTAAATTTGCCTTGATTCGAGTAAGAGCCCCTCCTCTCTCTTTAGTAATTATGCCATGCTAGCACGGGGCTGCTTTCTCACTCCGCAGCTTTCTCTGGTGTATTCTTCGCCTCTTTATCAGCCCTCCTCTCTGCTGCCTGTCCCTCTCCTCCAGCTCCTCCGCTGCCGCTTCCTGGTCGGTTACGGCTCCTCGCCCCAGGCTGGTACAGTTGAATTGCGGGTCGATCCTAAGGCAGCAATGTTAAGAGTAATGATTAAAATGACATTGATGGTAAAATGACATAGATGGATTATTAGCATATCAAAAACACATCTACCTTATTTCTCATACGATCTTTTCTAGAACTGTcttcttttttgttttcttttgatgACTTTTCAGGATGAACATTCCCAGATGATTCTCCAGTGTTCTCATGCTTTCTCTTCTCCCAAACACGTTCCTTTTCCTTTCTTCCCTCATCTTCTCTCTTTTTGTAGGTGTTTTCTCCATCCTGACGTTCCCTTCTCCTCCTCCGCTCCTCGTCTTGTTTTCTAAAGCgttctttttctttctgtctcCTTTCTCTTTCTCCATCACGGTCCCTGTAATCTTTATGCCCAGCATCCTCTGATCTGCACAACAAAGAATTAAGGAGATAATGGGGTTATTTAATGGACAagatttagattaatccaggactaggccttagtttcaTTGGTAAAAttaagttgtttttacaaacaatccaaggtatgagctgagctgtgtttacacaaaattaattaaatcattaagtcaagttatttacatttaatatatattttttgaaagaaaattacaatttaaaaggctttatttttaccctACATACATATTGTATGTtgcttaaatataaaatgtattgtgtccagTTAAAAAGTTGTTGTTTGTATACATAGGCGTCTCAAAATTACACATTTTAGTGGTCAAAACCGCAATACTGTAAAACTGTGGTATTTTTTACCGCCAAAATCTCATACTTACACATGCCTGGTCACAAtgcaaaaaatacattgtggTCCTACTGTCATGGATTTGTATGACATGTGTATGCCCCTTTTATGACATGTATAATAACaactatatttatatttatttgaaaaatctGATTTTGAATAATCATGCAGAATCATAATGCAGTTTCTGCTTCGAACTTACTTGTTGCCTTTCTCGTCCCTGTGTTCACCATTCTGTCGTTTCTTCATATCTCCTCCAGGAGCTCGATCTTCCCTCTGTTTCTTAGGCTTCTCTTTAGGCTTCTCAGTATCACCATCTTCTGCTTTCTCTGGTTTCTTTAGTAGCTAAGAGACAAAAAATATGTGTTATTATGTTATCAATTACAGaagattaataaaatgtaacagtGAAAGACAAAAAGAAGAAAATGCAAGAGAACATTTAGCATTATGTACCTTGATTTTTGGCTGTTCTTCTTTTGACTGGTCTTTATCCTTATAAGATGCCTTTTCCGCCTTTTTTAATTTCTCAGcctcttttctttttcttctgtcCTCCTCTCTCCACTTACGTCGCTCTTCATCTCGCAAACGTTTGCGTTCCAGCTCCCTCCGTCTCCTCTCTTCTTTTTTCTCCTCTCTTATTCTCTGAGGAGTACAGAATAAGAGTGCATGAGCAGacaaatatacttaaaattaaGTATATTCAGGACATTACATCCTCATTTTACCTGTTTATTCTTAAGGAAGTCCAATAGAGGGGTTGTCTTTTTAGCTGGAAAAAGAACATTTTGATGAAtaatttcagatttaaaaaaaaataaagtactGCAAAAGACTTAGACCACCAGCTTTGTTCTTTAagcaaagttttatttaatgctatatttatttttttactatttttattaagatacaaacacaaaatacaGAAATATTTTAGGCATCAATCAGTATTttgtgtgacctctcttggcactaaacacatcttgagcttttttgaagaGACTagagtcctgaagtcattcaaATGGTGgactaagacttttgcacagtactgtacatgttaagcgtttttttttttttttaagcatttacaTAAAAACTCACAACTGAGTTCTTTTGTCTTGGCCTCTATTTCCTCAAGTAAAGTCTCTGGATTGGAAGGAAATTTTTCCTCATCGCCATTGTAGAATTCCAAAAACTTCTTATAATCAGAATCTGATAAGGAAAAGGAATACAATGCATTAACATATTCTCCAAATTAATTACTGTTTATCACAAACGTAGTGGTAAATAATCACCATCTTCAATTGTTCCACTTTTAGCATCCTTCTTCTTACTCCTTttcttagcaactttttggAATGGTGCAAACTCAACAATGGCTGGATACTCTTGTCCTGTAATGTGGAAAAAAGACGATGCATTGCAGTCTAATCAAtactataaaaacaaaaaacaattacaaaaaccAGAAAACCATTTATAGGATACAACATCTAACAATAATCCAGTCACCAAAATGTATTCCTTAAATCACAGATTAGTGATGTAActcaaataaaacaataataacaaGTATAAACCAAACCTCTACTATCAATGAAGACATAGCCATCAAAACGGTCTCTGAAGAGAACAATGTCATCTTGATTTTTGAAATTCAGATATGCTCTTGCAAATAGATGAGGAAAAAGActgcaaaaaagaaaatatttctgTTAGTCTTAATGTGAATACATATTTTCTTTGTACATAATTATATTTACAGAAGCATATACAAACCTAGTATCACTTGAGAAAAACTCAAGGTAGTCCAGTTCTGGAAGAGGCTGAAGTTGCTCCACTAGTTCGTCTTTAGTTAGACTGGGAGGGAGACGTCGGATAACAATCTAGTATCAAGTTTTAaagcgaaaatacattttagaattAACAATGAGACATTGTCGTCTTATTCtacacaaataaatacatgtaatAAAATGGTTGATGATATCTAGCTATTCTATTAACTTGTAAGAATCAAGCCATGGCTGTTCTAACAAAAACATAACTATCAGAACAgatatgaaatatatttaaattaaatccttCCTCTCTAACGTTACAAATGGCAAACAAATAGCCAATCCCCGCAGTGACAGGAAACTTTGACAGGGGGATTTGCAAACCAAactgtaaatattttaaatattccGCAAATCAACTACCCCATGCTATGTCAACATGATATCCAGCACATTtacaaacaaatattaatagtaTTTTTAACGAAAGCGTCTAAGCTATGctttatattgcatttataaGAGGAGCATAGCCGGCTAGCCTGCTAACTATTTACCTTTGTCATAGCCTCCTTCTTCTCTTTACTGGGCTTCTCTGgtttttcattttcatcatACTTTATTTCCAGTTTCTTTTCTCTGGGACGCGTGTTTTCTTTGTCCTCCTTCATGATCCTTTGCAAACTTTTGCAACGATCTCTGACTACGCAAACGTGTTGTGCTATATTCAGTGTCCAACTTTCCGCAGTTGTTTTCTCGGTGTCGCCAGCAGGCGTCTCTGATT includes:
- the upf3b gene encoding regulator of nonsense transcripts 3B, whose protein sequence is MKEDKENTRPREKKLEIKYDENEKPEKPSKEKKEAMTKIVIRRLPPSLTKDELVEQLQPLPELDYLEFFSSDTSLFPHLFARAYLNFKNQDDIVLFRDRFDGYVFIDSRGQEYPAIVEFAPFQKVAKKRSKKKDAKSGTIEDDSDYKKFLEFYNGDEEKFPSNPETLLEEIEAKTKELSSKKTTPLLDFLKNKQRIREEKKEERRRRELERKRLRDEERRKWREEDRRKRKEAEKLKKAEKASYKDKDQSKEEQPKIKLLKKPEKAEDGDTEKPKEKPKKQREDRAPGGDMKKRQNGEHRDEKGNKSEDAGHKDYRDRDGERERRQKEKERFRKQDEERRRRRERQDGENTYKKREDEGRKEKERVWEKRKHENTGESSGNVHPEKSSKENKKEDSSRKDRMRNKDRPAIQLYQPGARSRNRPGSGSGGAGGEGQAAERRADKEAKNTPEKAAE
- the rpl39 gene encoding large ribosomal subunit protein eL39 — translated: MASHKTFRIKRFLAKKQKQNRPIPQWIRMKTGNKIRYNSKRRHWRRTKLGL
- the sowahd gene encoding uncharacterized protein sowahd, encoding MYDGTRSGPLASEEHHTPGEETPLPLEEPKDTDGKDSGNNGSNSDSPKTKTASQFRANLEERLSRYGARPASPVFSASTRRSRFQKTERCEPGSSATHRLSIDASEKSTLTPSMRKKYLKEFLNKSGLSSIVSSQHMSLSSKDCEDDDALYGINDTGWALDPMEHAWMLCAMDGNYDTVVEFLAEDPSLLSKKDFISGYTALHWLAKNGKDETLVRLLRHAEREGLPVNVNMRGSGGLTPLHVAAMHNQYMIVKILIGAFGANIEVMDYSGKRAWQYLKDNAPKEIKELLGAWDEEHNLGFLNVNNSASEPQLTEQNAQENKIEVDSSARGTMSWRFGSFRKLLSSVGLLGEKS